One Primulina tabacum isolate GXHZ01 chromosome 10, ASM2559414v2, whole genome shotgun sequence DNA segment encodes these proteins:
- the LOC142506156 gene encoding uncharacterized protein LOC142506156 produces the protein MAVPWKVTLWLARMIWLALSGWVVSCLTVADEIAGSLRTGDVGPFHVG, from the coding sequence ATGGCAGTTCCATGGAAAGTGACGCTTTGGTTGGCAAGGATGATATGGCTTGCATTGAGTGGTTGGGTGGTTTCTTGCTTGACTGTTGCTGATGAAATCGCAGGCTCATTACGGACCGGTGATGTCGGGCCTTTTCATGTTGGTTGA
- the LOC142505543 gene encoding uncharacterized protein LOC142505543 isoform X2, with product MSNEDIRKVLLHNIQLVQNLIERCLQLYMSRAEIASTLLHRAKIEPGFTELVWQKLESENQEFFKAYNLRLMVKDQILQFNQLLARQVDLMHQSRPMGPPSIPLTNGCHIQPSYQAPQSTGFSIKPESMHQAMGVIPDLYINDETTLQPCMQVAVDMMSHSGGIDVLANSLLAQNSDTVMMQGMNGGMIKLEPGYADNSSCIFGADSNLLDHGATIGEGSVPSFVGAESSSPMLNETMLDPEMNSFSFLGQIARNLSFSDLAAADFSHCTDILESYSRSPFLGTDANFLEPRFREDQQDIKKLETISEALSYGDFGSE from the exons ATGTCTAACGAAGACATAAGAAAAGTCTTGCTGCATAACATACAGCTT GTTCAAAATCTCATAGAAAGGTGTCTTCAGCTTTACATGAGTCGGGCTGAAATTGCGAGTACCCTGTTACACCGGGCAAAAATCGAGCCCGGATTCACTGAACTTG TGTGGCAAAAACTTGAATCTGAAAATCAAGAATTTTTCAAGGCATATAATCTGAGATTGATGGTCAAGGACCAGATATTACAGTTCAATCAGTTACTTGCGAGACAGGTTGATCTAATGCACCAATCACGTCCAATGGGGCCTCCTTCGATTCCTCTTACAAATGGATGTCATATTCAACCAT CTTACCAGGCCCCACAGTCTACAGGATTTTCTATAAAGCCTGAAAGCATGCACCAAGCTATGGGAGTGATACCTGATCTTTACATTAATGATGAGACGACCCTGCAACCTTGCATGCAAGTTGCTGTGGATATGATGAGTCATTCTGGAGGGATTGATGTGCTAGCAAATTCACTGTTGGCTCAGAACTCAGATACTGTAATGATGCAAGGAATGAATGGAGGGATGATTAAATTGGAACCTGGCTATGCCGATAATTCTTCATGCATATTTGGTGCTGACAGCAATCTTCTTGACCATGGTGCGACAATTGGTGAAGGATCAGTTCCTTCTTTTGTTGGTGCTGAGTCCAGTTCACCTATGTTGAACGAGACCATGTTGGACccagaaatgaactcatttagtTTCTTGGGACAGATAGCTCGGAACTTAAGCTTCTCAGACTTGGCGGCCGCTGATTTTTCTCATTGTACTG ATATACTTGAGAGTTATTCTAGATCGCCATTCCTTGGAACTGATGCAAACTTCCTGGAGCCTCGTTTTAGGGAAGACCAGCAAG ATATTAAGAAGCTGGAGACCATATCAGAGGCATTGAGTTATGGTGATTTTGGCAGTGAATGA